A region of Fundulus heteroclitus isolate FHET01 unplaced genomic scaffold, MU-UCD_Fhet_4.1 scaffold_676, whole genome shotgun sequence DNA encodes the following proteins:
- the LOC105940270 gene encoding interferon-induced protein 44-like, with translation MTDEALACAPFSSSFTKKYDSIKIKNYPIVFNDIMGLEEGDGSGIRTEDIKLALRGHVKEGYKFNPSSPLSAEDPGYISSPSISDRVHVLVCIYTANASQMKQGFLRKMKEIREAASDLGIPQLAILTHVDEACGETEKNLRNVYKSKYLKKKMGDFSSSVGIPMNRILPVKNYSKEIELNPDIDTLIMSALKLMIDFGDDYAAKL, from the exons atgactgacgaAGCTTTGGCCTGTGCCCCATTCTCTTCTAGTTTCACCAAGAAG TATGACAGcattaaaatcaagaattaCCCCATTGTGTTCAATGACATCATGGGTCTGGAGGAGGGAGATGGATCAGGAATCAGAACCGAAGATATCAAACTGGCCTTGAGGGGGCACGTGAAGGAGGGCTATAAG TTCAATCCTTCATCTCCACTTTCTGCTGAGGATCCAGGCTACATCTCTTCCCCGTCCATCAGTGACAGAGTCCATGTTTTGGTTTGCATTTATACCGCCAATGCATCACAGATGAAGCAAGGTTTTTTGCGAAAAATGAAggaaatcagagaagcagccagtgATCTAg GTATTCCTCAGCTGGCAATTCTCACCCACGTTGATGAAGCCTgtggtgaaacagaaaaaaatctgagaaatgtCTACAAGAGCaagtatttaaagaaaaaa ATGGGTGACTTCAGCTCCAGCGTGGGGATTCCAATGAACCGCATTCTCCCAGTGAAGAACTACAGTAAGGAAATTGAGCTGAATCCAGACATTGACACTCTGATCATGAGTGCGCTAAAACTGATGATTGACTTTGGAGACGACTACGCAGCAAAACTGTAA